In Plasmodium gaboni strain SY75 chromosome 14, whole genome shotgun sequence, one genomic interval encodes:
- a CDS encoding putative transcription factor TFIIH complex subunit Tfb5 produces the protein MVTAIKGVLVKCDEPTMQIILMLNEEKNFLIEKISETVCLCKENVHDFLEKEVIKQLEYSERHETED, from the coding sequence ATGGTGACAGCTATAAAAGGAGTTTTAGTTAAATGCGATGAACCTACTATgcaaataattttaatgtTAAATGAAGAGAAGAATTTTTTGATTGAAAAAATTAGTGAGACTGTTTGTTTATGTAAAGAAAATGTTCATGATTTTCTAGAAAAAGAAGTAATAAAACAATTGGAATATTCAGAAAGGCATGAAACTGAAGATTAg